The Fusarium graminearum PH-1 chromosome 2, whole genome shotgun sequence genome includes a region encoding these proteins:
- a CDS encoding trichodiene synthase, which translates to MENFPTEYFLNTSVRLLEYIRYRDSNYTREERIENLHYAYNKAAHHFAQPRQQQMLKVDPKRLQASLQTIVGMVVYSWAKVSKECMADLSIHYTYTLVLDDSSDDPHPAMLNYFDDLQAGREQAHPWWALVNEHFPNVLRHFGPFCSLNLIRSTMDFFEGCWIEQYNFGGFPGSDDYPQFLRRMNGLGHCVGASLWPKDLFDERKHFLEITSAVAQMENWMVWVNDLMSFYKEFDDERDQISLVKNFVTCHEITLDEALEKLTQETLHSSKQMVAVFSDKDPQVMDTIECFMHGYVTWHLCDARYRLHEIYEKVKDQDTEDAKKFCKFFEQAANVGAVAPSEWAYPQVAQLANVRAKDDVKEAQKPILSSIELVE; encoded by the exons atggaaAACTTTCCCACCGAGTATTTTCTCAACACTAGCGTGCGCCTTCTCGAGTATATTCGATACCGAGACAGCAATTACACCCGAGAGGAGCGCATCGAGAATTTGCACTATGCTTACAACAAGGCTGCCCACCACTTTGCTCAGCCTCGCCAACAGCAGATGCTCAAGGTAGACCCTAAGCGACTACAGGCTTCCCTCCAAACAATCGTTGGCATGGTTGTATACAGCTGGGCAAAGGTGTCCAAAGAGTGCATGGCGGATCTATCTATTCACTACACCTATACTCTCGTTTTGGATGACAGCAGCGATGATCCCCATCCTGCCATGTTGAACTATTTTGACGACCTTCAAGCCGGACGAGAGCAGGCCCATCCATGGTGGGCACTTGTCAACGAGCACTTTCCCAACGTCCTTCGCCATTTTGGACCTTTCTGCTCATTGAACCTTATCCGTAGCACTATGGACT TTTTTGAGGGATGTTGGATTGAGCAGTACAACTTTGGAGGATTCCCAGGATCTGATGACTACCCTCAATTCCTTCGTCGTATGAATGGTTTGGGTCATTGTGTTGGGGCTTCTCTATGGCCCAAGGACCTGTTTGATGAGCGGAAGCATTTCCTTGAAATCACGTCAGCCGTTGCTCAGATGGAGAACTGGATGGTTTGGGTCAATGATCTCATGTCATTCTACAAGGAATTCGACGATGAGCGTGACCAAATCAGTCTGGTCAAGAACTTTGTCACCTGCCATGAGATCACTCTGGATGAAGCTTTGGAGAAGCTCACCCAGGAAACCCTACACTCGTCTAAGCAGATGGTTGCTGTCTTCTCGGACAAGGACCCTCAGGTGATGGACACGATTGAGTGTTTCATGCATGGCTACGTCACGTGGCACTTGTGCGACGCTCGATACCGCCTCCATGAGATTTatgaaaaggtcaaggatcAGGATACAGAGGACGCCAAGAAGTTCTGCAAGTTCTTTGAGCAGGCGGCCAATGTCGGCGCCGTTGCACCCTCGGAGTGGGCTTATCCACAAGTTGCACAACTGGCAAACGTTCGGGCCAAGGACGATGTGAAGGAGGCTCAGAAGCCCATCCTAAGTTCAATTGAGCTAGTGGAGTAA
- a CDS encoding trichodiene oxygenase, whose amino-acid sequence MIDQDWIKSLLNIPVSHVAGIFAASTVIYFLSSCFYNLYLHPLRKIPGPKLAAIGPYLEFYHEVIRDGQYLWEISKMHDKYGPIVRVNAREVHIRDSSYYTTIYTAGSRKTNKDPATVGAFDVPSATAATVDHDHHRSRRGYLNPYFSKRTITNLEPFIHERVTKLLTRFQQHLDDDQVLSLDGAFCALTADVITNRFYGKHNDYLSLPDFHFVVRDGFLGLTKIYHLARFLPGLVTILKRLPYSCIRMIAPSVCDLLQMRDEIQDRGGEEFLSNKSHEAKSSILFGALADSHIPSHERTVERMLDEGTVILFAGTETTSRTLAITVLYLLTHPECLKKLREELNSLPPVKDGQYSLATLENLPYLNGVIHEGFRLAFGPISRSGRVATQENLKYKEHVIPKGTPISQSTYFMHTDPKNFPEPEKFKPERWIEAQQKGIPLKKYITNFSQGSRQCIGYTMAFAEMYLALSRIARAYDIELYDTTKADIDMTHARIVGYPKAIPGKKEHLGEVRVKVLKAL is encoded by the exons ATGATTGACCAAGATTGGATCAAGAGCTTGCTCAACATCCCCGTCAGCCATGTTGCTGGGATTTTCGCAGCATCGACTGTTATCTacttcctctcttcctgcTTTTACAACCTGTACTTGCACCCACTGAGAAAGATCCCGGGACCAAAGCTCGCTGCCATTGGACCCTACCTTGAGTTCTACCATGAAGTCATCCGGGATGGCCAATATCTCTGGGAGATCTCCAAGATGCACGATAAATACG GCCCCATCGTCCGAGTAAACGCCCGCGAAGTTCACATCAGGGATTCATCCTACTACACTACCATCTATACTGCTGGTTCTcgcaagaccaacaaggaccCCGCCACTGTCGGTGCTTTTGACGTTCCCTCCGCCACTGCCGCCACTGTCGATCATGACCATCATCGTTCTCGTCGCGGCTACCTGAACCCTTACTTCTCGAAGCgaaccatcaccaacctcgaGCCTTTCATCCATGAGCGTGTTACCAAGCTTTTGACTCGATTCCAACAGCATCTGGACGACGACCAGGTCCTCAGTCTTGATGGTGCTTTTTGTGCTTTGACCGCCGATGTCATCACTAATCGATTCTATGGCAAGCACAACGACTATCTCAGTCTTCCCGACTTCCACTTTGTCGTTCGCGACGGATTCTTGGGTCTTACCAAGATCTACCATCTTGCACGCTTCCTCCCTGGTCTGGTCACCATTCTGAAGCGCCTCCCTTACTCTTGTATCCGCATGATCGCACCTTCTGTGTGTGATCTTCTCCAGATGCGAGATGAGATTCAGGACCGCGGTGGTGAGGAGTTCCTGTCTAACAAATCTCATGAGGCCAAGTCATCCATCCTTTTCGGTGCCCTTGCAGACTCGCACATCCCCTCTCATGAACGAACCGTGGAGCGAATGCTCGATGAGGGTACCGTTATCCTGTTTGCTGGTACTGAGACTACTTCAAGGACACTGGCCATTACCGTATTATACCTCTTGACCCATCCAGAATGTTTGAAAAAGCTCCGAGAGGAGTTGAACAGCCTCCCACCTGTCAAGGACGGCCAGTATTCTCTCGCTACCCTAGAGAATCTCCCTTACCTGAACGGTGTCATCCATGAGGGATTCCGTCTTGCTTTTGGTCCCATTTCTCGCTCGGGACGTGTGGCTACTCAGGAGAACTTGAAGTACAAGGAGCATGTCATCCCTAAAGGA ACTCCCATTTCTCAGTCCACCTATTTCATGCACACCGATCCCAAGAATTTCCCCGAGCCCGAAAAGTTCAAGCCTGAGCGATGGATCGAGGCACAACAGAAGGGTATCCCTCTCAAGAAGTACATCACCAACTTCTCTCAGGGTTCTAGACAGTGCATCGGATACAC TATGGCCTTTGCTGAGATGTACCTCGCCCTTTCTCGCATTGCGCGAGCTTACGACATTGAGCTTTatgacaccaccaaggccgaCATTGACATGACTCACGCCCGTATTGTTGGCTACCCCAAGGCAATTCCAGGCAAGAAGGAACACCTTGGCGAAGTTCGAGTCAAGGTTCTCAAGGCTTTGTAA